Proteins encoded together in one Sceloporus undulatus isolate JIND9_A2432 ecotype Alabama chromosome 4, SceUnd_v1.1, whole genome shotgun sequence window:
- the LOC121930010 gene encoding uncharacterized protein LOC121930010 — translation MSFQSNASTLSLKDIMENGFLISSSSYNFSPGSSCLLEMNSIPRTEAWNKIQNMSKDSSLSLKVTETSLNGMKNDLQASGDGAALFCKTPIQPYTFDLSNLSSANNSKANSTVDVFCETKSSTPCKDDKVSKLTENMLLKSSEMNDSATFKKPPAPPMWEISGIQATLDNTLSLETSIEELVSLGSMKTETPSLEMSHFAMPLAGSGVPVPVHQAPAL, via the coding sequence ATGTCTTTTCAAAGCAATGCTAGTACTTTGTCACTGAAAGACATAATGGAAAATGGCTTTCTGATTAGCTCTTCGAGCTATAACTTCTCTCCAGGTAGCAGCTGTCTCCTGGAAATGAACAGTATTCCCAGAACAGAGGCATGGAACAAAATACAGAATATGTCAAAAGATAGCTCTCTGTCTCTAAAGGTAACTGAAACTTCTCTGAATGGCATGAAGAATGACCTGCAGGCTTCAGGTGATGGCGCTGCATTATTCTGCAAAACTCCAATCCAGCCGTATACCTTTGATTTGTCAAACTTGAGTTCTGCGAACAATAGCAAGGCCAATTCTACAGTAGATGTATTCTGTGAAACCAAATCTTCTACCCCATGCAAAGATGATAAGGTCTCTAAACTAACTGAGAACATGTTGTTAAAGAGTTCTGAAATGAATGACAGTGCAACCTTCAAGAAGCCACCTGCACCACCAATGTGGGAGATCTCTGGAATACAAGCTACTCTAGACAACACACTTTCTCTAGAAACAAGCATAGAAGAACTTGTGTCCCTGGGCTCCATGAAAACAGAAACCCCATCTCTAGAGATGtcccattttgctatgccactggcTGGTAGTGGTGTGCCTGTTCCAGTACATCAGGCTCCTGCTCTTTGA
- the IFT52 gene encoding intraflagellar transport protein 52 homolog isoform X2, whose translation MRTKPGLALLGRLWPLVTWRSCLLLEGPGKDGGHSVTMEGDIRNVIIFNASKKEIFTMNSGYRVLQKKLRSNWKIQSLKDEITSEKLTGVKLWITAGPREKFTAAEFEVLRKYLEDGGDILVMLGEGGESRYDTNINFLLEEYGIMVNNDSVVRNVYYKYFHPKEALVSNGVLNREISRAAGKAVSGIIDEDSSGNDAQALTFVYPFGASLNVMKPAVAILSTGSVCFPLNRPILAFYHYKNQSGKLAVLGSCHMFTDQYLEKEENSKIMEVLFQWLTTDDIHLNQIDAEDPEISDYTMLPDISTLSERLRVCLQEGDENPRDFTTLFDMSIYQLDTTALPRIIKSYEQLNVKCEQLQLIQPQFETPLPTLQPAVFPPAFRELPPPSLDLFDLDETFSSEKARLAQITNKCTEDDLEFYVRKCGDILGVTNKLPKDQQDARHILEHIFFQVVEFKKLNQEHDIDTSEAGFQGGF comes from the exons GTGACTATGGAGGGAGACATTAGGAATGTAATAATCTTCAATGCTTCCAAAAAGGAGATCTTTACTATGAACAGTGGCTATAGGGTTCTACAGAAAAAACTGCGTAGTAACTGGAAAATACAGAG CTTAAAAGATGAAATCACTTCAGAGAAACTGACTGGAGTCAAACTGTGGATTACAGCAGGACCCAGGGAAAAGTTCACAGCTGCTGAA TTTGAGGTATTGAGGAAATATCTAGAAGATGGTGGGGATATCTTGGTTATGCTTGGAGAAGGTGGTGAATCACGCTATGATACCAATATCAACTTTTTATTGGAAGAGTATGGGATCATGGTGAATAATG ATTCTGTGGTGAGGAATGTGTATTATAAATACTTCCATCCTAAAGAAGCTTTAGTGTCTAATGGAGTTTTAAATCG GGAAATCAGTAGAGCTGCAGGAAAAGCTGTATCTGGGATAATAGATGAAGACAGCAGTGGAAATGATGCGCA AGCTCTCACTTTTGTGTATCCATTTGGTGCTTCACTAAATGTGATGAAACCAGCAGTGGCTATTCTGTCCACGGGATCTGTCTGTTTTCCTCTAAATAGACCCATCTTGGCTTTTTATCATTATAAG AATCAAAGTGGAAAGTTAGCTGTACTGGGATCTTGTCATATGTTCACGGACCAAtatttggaaaaagaagaaaatagcaaGATCATG GAAGTACTTTTCCAGTGGCTTACAACTGATGATATTCATTTAAACCAGATTGATGCAGAAGATCCAGAG ATATCTGATTACACAATGCTTCCTGACATATCCACTCTGTCAGAACGATTGAGAGTTTGTCTGCAAGAAGGAGATGAGAACCCACGAGACTTCACAACACTCTTTGACATGTCTATTTACCAGCTCGATACTACAGCACTTCCCAGAATCATCAA ATCTTATGAACAGCTGAATGTGAAATGTGAGCAACTTCAGCTAATTCAGCCTCAGTTTGAGACTCCACTGCCTACACTCCAGCCAGCA GTTTTTCCACCAGCCTTCAGAGAACTGCCTCCTCCTAGCCTTGATCTGTTTGACTTGGATGAAACTTTCTCATCTGAAAAAGCCCGTCTTGCTCAAATAACTAATAAGT GTACCGAAGATGATCTGGAATTCTATGTCCGAAAATGTGGTGATATTTTGGGGGTAACTAACAAACTTCCAAAAGATCAGCAAGATGCTAGACATATCCTAGAACACATTTTCTTTCAAGTGGTGGAGTTCAAGAAGCTAAATCAG GAACATGATATCGATACAAGTGAAGCTGGATTCCAAGGTGGCTTCTGA
- the IFT52 gene encoding intraflagellar transport protein 52 homolog isoform X3 produces the protein MVATLQVTMEGDIRNVIIFNASKKEIFTMNSGYRVLQKKLRSNWKIQSLKDEITSEKLTGVKLWITAGPREKFTAAEFEVLRKYLEDGGDILVMLGEGGESRYDTNINFLLEEYGIMVNNDSVVRNVYYKYFHPKEALVSNGVLNREISRAAGKAVSGIIDEDSSGNDAQALTFVYPFGASLNVMKPAVAILSTGSVCFPLNRPILAFYHYKNQSGKLAVLGSCHMFTDQYLEKEENSKIMEVLFQWLTTDDIHLNQIDAEDPEISDYTMLPDISTLSERLRVCLQEGDENPRDFTTLFDMSIYQLDTTALPRIIKSYEQLNVKCEQLQLIQPQFETPLPTLQPAVFPPAFRELPPPSLDLFDLDETFSSEKARLAQITNKCTEDDLEFYVRKCGDILGVTNKLPKDQQDARHILEHIFFQVVEFKKLNQEHDIDTSEAGFQGGF, from the exons GTGACTATGGAGGGAGACATTAGGAATGTAATAATCTTCAATGCTTCCAAAAAGGAGATCTTTACTATGAACAGTGGCTATAGGGTTCTACAGAAAAAACTGCGTAGTAACTGGAAAATACAGAG CTTAAAAGATGAAATCACTTCAGAGAAACTGACTGGAGTCAAACTGTGGATTACAGCAGGACCCAGGGAAAAGTTCACAGCTGCTGAA TTTGAGGTATTGAGGAAATATCTAGAAGATGGTGGGGATATCTTGGTTATGCTTGGAGAAGGTGGTGAATCACGCTATGATACCAATATCAACTTTTTATTGGAAGAGTATGGGATCATGGTGAATAATG ATTCTGTGGTGAGGAATGTGTATTATAAATACTTCCATCCTAAAGAAGCTTTAGTGTCTAATGGAGTTTTAAATCG GGAAATCAGTAGAGCTGCAGGAAAAGCTGTATCTGGGATAATAGATGAAGACAGCAGTGGAAATGATGCGCA AGCTCTCACTTTTGTGTATCCATTTGGTGCTTCACTAAATGTGATGAAACCAGCAGTGGCTATTCTGTCCACGGGATCTGTCTGTTTTCCTCTAAATAGACCCATCTTGGCTTTTTATCATTATAAG AATCAAAGTGGAAAGTTAGCTGTACTGGGATCTTGTCATATGTTCACGGACCAAtatttggaaaaagaagaaaatagcaaGATCATG GAAGTACTTTTCCAGTGGCTTACAACTGATGATATTCATTTAAACCAGATTGATGCAGAAGATCCAGAG ATATCTGATTACACAATGCTTCCTGACATATCCACTCTGTCAGAACGATTGAGAGTTTGTCTGCAAGAAGGAGATGAGAACCCACGAGACTTCACAACACTCTTTGACATGTCTATTTACCAGCTCGATACTACAGCACTTCCCAGAATCATCAA ATCTTATGAACAGCTGAATGTGAAATGTGAGCAACTTCAGCTAATTCAGCCTCAGTTTGAGACTCCACTGCCTACACTCCAGCCAGCA GTTTTTCCACCAGCCTTCAGAGAACTGCCTCCTCCTAGCCTTGATCTGTTTGACTTGGATGAAACTTTCTCATCTGAAAAAGCCCGTCTTGCTCAAATAACTAATAAGT GTACCGAAGATGATCTGGAATTCTATGTCCGAAAATGTGGTGATATTTTGGGGGTAACTAACAAACTTCCAAAAGATCAGCAAGATGCTAGACATATCCTAGAACACATTTTCTTTCAAGTGGTGGAGTTCAAGAAGCTAAATCAG GAACATGATATCGATACAAGTGAAGCTGGATTCCAAGGTGGCTTCTGA
- the IFT52 gene encoding intraflagellar transport protein 52 homolog isoform X1 has protein sequence MVNFTKSCPERPRDHSWRERPLGLCISSSAVPWSVSVALEDPEITPREVSSQVTMEGDIRNVIIFNASKKEIFTMNSGYRVLQKKLRSNWKIQSLKDEITSEKLTGVKLWITAGPREKFTAAEFEVLRKYLEDGGDILVMLGEGGESRYDTNINFLLEEYGIMVNNDSVVRNVYYKYFHPKEALVSNGVLNREISRAAGKAVSGIIDEDSSGNDAQALTFVYPFGASLNVMKPAVAILSTGSVCFPLNRPILAFYHYKNQSGKLAVLGSCHMFTDQYLEKEENSKIMEVLFQWLTTDDIHLNQIDAEDPEISDYTMLPDISTLSERLRVCLQEGDENPRDFTTLFDMSIYQLDTTALPRIIKSYEQLNVKCEQLQLIQPQFETPLPTLQPAVFPPAFRELPPPSLDLFDLDETFSSEKARLAQITNKCTEDDLEFYVRKCGDILGVTNKLPKDQQDARHILEHIFFQVVEFKKLNQEHDIDTSEAGFQGGF, from the exons atggtcaactttactaaaagttgccctgaaagacctagagatcacTCCTGGAGAGAGCGTCCACTGGGCCTTTGTATCTCCTCCAGCGCAGTgccatggtcagtgtctgttgccctggaggacccagagattactcctagagaggtgtcttctcag GTGACTATGGAGGGAGACATTAGGAATGTAATAATCTTCAATGCTTCCAAAAAGGAGATCTTTACTATGAACAGTGGCTATAGGGTTCTACAGAAAAAACTGCGTAGTAACTGGAAAATACAGAG CTTAAAAGATGAAATCACTTCAGAGAAACTGACTGGAGTCAAACTGTGGATTACAGCAGGACCCAGGGAAAAGTTCACAGCTGCTGAA TTTGAGGTATTGAGGAAATATCTAGAAGATGGTGGGGATATCTTGGTTATGCTTGGAGAAGGTGGTGAATCACGCTATGATACCAATATCAACTTTTTATTGGAAGAGTATGGGATCATGGTGAATAATG ATTCTGTGGTGAGGAATGTGTATTATAAATACTTCCATCCTAAAGAAGCTTTAGTGTCTAATGGAGTTTTAAATCG GGAAATCAGTAGAGCTGCAGGAAAAGCTGTATCTGGGATAATAGATGAAGACAGCAGTGGAAATGATGCGCA AGCTCTCACTTTTGTGTATCCATTTGGTGCTTCACTAAATGTGATGAAACCAGCAGTGGCTATTCTGTCCACGGGATCTGTCTGTTTTCCTCTAAATAGACCCATCTTGGCTTTTTATCATTATAAG AATCAAAGTGGAAAGTTAGCTGTACTGGGATCTTGTCATATGTTCACGGACCAAtatttggaaaaagaagaaaatagcaaGATCATG GAAGTACTTTTCCAGTGGCTTACAACTGATGATATTCATTTAAACCAGATTGATGCAGAAGATCCAGAG ATATCTGATTACACAATGCTTCCTGACATATCCACTCTGTCAGAACGATTGAGAGTTTGTCTGCAAGAAGGAGATGAGAACCCACGAGACTTCACAACACTCTTTGACATGTCTATTTACCAGCTCGATACTACAGCACTTCCCAGAATCATCAA ATCTTATGAACAGCTGAATGTGAAATGTGAGCAACTTCAGCTAATTCAGCCTCAGTTTGAGACTCCACTGCCTACACTCCAGCCAGCA GTTTTTCCACCAGCCTTCAGAGAACTGCCTCCTCCTAGCCTTGATCTGTTTGACTTGGATGAAACTTTCTCATCTGAAAAAGCCCGTCTTGCTCAAATAACTAATAAGT GTACCGAAGATGATCTGGAATTCTATGTCCGAAAATGTGGTGATATTTTGGGGGTAACTAACAAACTTCCAAAAGATCAGCAAGATGCTAGACATATCCTAGAACACATTTTCTTTCAAGTGGTGGAGTTCAAGAAGCTAAATCAG GAACATGATATCGATACAAGTGAAGCTGGATTCCAAGGTGGCTTCTGA